One Grus americana isolate bGruAme1 chromosome Z, bGruAme1.mat, whole genome shotgun sequence DNA window includes the following coding sequences:
- the TOPORS gene encoding E3 ubiquitin-protein ligase Topors produces the protein MAEPLRRLAEGARRRRRPPGDERREAPGSGRCRTRHRLKAAAAPARPGSEGPAANMTSSDKEFPEDSSFSPKASTSKLPTDASPDSKCPICLDRFDNVAYLDRCLHRFCFRCVQEWSKNKAECPLCKQPFFSIFHTIRAEDDFKEYVLSPSENSSFASPDGQRFRYRTTLTGERRTVSSSSRRTLSPPDNGILFEGLSSEPVRQRDGEIQQMIRRLASRRQASAEGRSLRQIQEEDMINFRRALYRTGVRIRSIQDGGRYRDISAEFFRHNPACLHRLVPWLKRELTVLFGAHGSLVNIVQHIIMSNVTRYDLESQAFADDLKPFLLNRTEHFLHEFISFARCPFNLEAYDQHANYDCPAPSYDEGSHSDSSIITISPDVAYSQGPDNSLSVTGLDHAPWDDETPGPSYSISEEVRTTIASPLETSESSDDGSASKSRRTKLQTRLQANVDSNDSDSSSDNCVIVGYVKPLAERTPEVVELSSDSEESIREEKRETVKKQQPIQCRSWSDSEPSRSFSPHSPTYKEGVGSCRSCLSPAIEKTESKDGNKNKYKVKGLSHRDLSWSPSPGSDTVCSPWNHRLSRKGKSRSPQSCSRYSRSSHGHRSRREHRSKHQLKRRQSRSRDSSKHRSKRSSRKSRAHDTRVSLKSQRGSLSHESTPSREVSRSRSRSEGHGKRRSRSRDSDRYYVRDNYQSKYQWGYAFCSRKVFGDGYESSSRRRTQSNALYSRQSASPEYRIRSFVERTDPHSQKGLHERQYYCYERCRSRSRSSNRSRTPSGGTDRMKSEKPGGKRKYKTRHLESAFKETTSLERENDPKKTSSKFSDCYKSEDSLSDNRASSETKRKKKKKKMRSPSVEIVYEGKATDTTRHLKKKKKKHKKKHRKHHTSNSAHSSPVVITIDSDSSKEPESTECDSSITWMDRTQINERENESPSSFLGRTGCEDVYKVGEETGGAAKKYSVPTRKGDLDGDMRNADVKLRDSSITWMGRTQINERENESPSSFLGRTGCEDVYKVGEETGGAAKKYSVPTRKGDLDGDMRNADVKLRDSSITWMGRTQINERENESPSSFLGRTGCEDVYKVGEETGGAAKKYSVPTRKGDLDGDMRNADVKLRETAADRSLSIVDTSSNTPHTETVTSYIQEAPAAPSSQLPSPRISFLECPERQPLMLRLPKGLVNRSSWFDFPEEEM, from the exons ATGGCAGAACCGTTACGGCGCCTGGCGGAGggcgctcgccgccgccgccgcccgccggggGATGAGCGGCGGGAGGCTCCCGGCTCTGGACGCTGCCGGACGCGCCACCGGCTGAAGGCGGCCGCGGCCCCAGCTCGCCCGGGGAGCGAGGGCCCGGCAGCG AACATGACTTCATCAGATAAGGAGTTTCCAGAAGACAGCAGCTTTTCGCCAAAGGCCAGCACCAGCAAGCTGCCAACAGATGCGTCTCCTGACTCGAAATGCCCTATCTGCTTGGATAGATTTGACAATGTTGCATATCTAGATCGCTGCTTGCATAGATTCTGTTTTCGCTGTGTCCAGGAGTGgtcaaaaaacaaagcagaatgcCCTCTTTGCAAGCaacctttcttttctattttccataCAATTCGTGCTGAAGATGACTTTAAGGAATATGTACTCAGCCCTTCAGAAAACAGCTCTTTTGCCAGCCCTGATGGCCAGAGATTTCGTTACCGTACCACCTTAACAGGGGAACGCCGCACTGTCAGCTCCTCTTCCCGAAGGACGCTGTCCCCTCCAGACAACGGGATATTATTTGAAGGGTTGTCCAGTGAGCCAGTGCGGCAGAGAGACGGAGAGATTCAGCAGATGATAAGGAGGCTGGCCTCGAGGAGGCAGGCTAGCGCAGAGGGCAGATCTCTTCGGCAGATTCAGGAGGAGGACATGATCAACTTCCGCAGAGCTCTGTACCGTACTGGTGTGCGTATTCGTAGTATTCAGGATGGTGGCCGCTATCGAGACATTTCAGCAGAGTTTTTCCGCCACAACCCTGCTTGCCTTCACAGGTTGGTTCCATGGTTGAAGCGAGAACTTACAGTCCTGTTTGGTGCCCATGGATCTTTGGTTAATATTGTACAGCACATTATCATGAGCAATGTGACTAGGTATGATCTGGAAAGTCAGGCCTTTGCTGACGATTTAAAGCCATTTTTGCTGAATCGGACTGAACACTTCTTACATGAATTCATCAGTTTTGCTCGTTGTCCTTTTAACTTAGAAGCATATGATCAACATGCCAATTATGACTGTCCTGCACCATCATATGATGAAGGAAGCCACTCAGACTCGTCAATTATTACAATATCTCCAGATGTGGCATATTCTCAAGGGCCAGATAACAGTTTGTCTGTGACTGGTCTTGATCATGCGCCCTGGGATGATGAAACTCCAGGGCCTTCTTATTCCATTTCAGAAGAGGTTCGTACAACCATAGCTTCTCCTCTGGAGACGTCTGAAAGTTCTGATGATGGCTCTGCTTCAAAGAGTCGAAGAACCAAACTGCAGACTCGCTTACAGGCTAATGTTGACTCAAACGACAGTGACTCTTCCTCAGACAATTGTGTTATTGTTGGGTATGTTAAGCCATTAGCTGAGAGGACACCAGAAGTGGTCGAGCTGTCCTCGGACTCTGAGGAGTCCatcagggaagagaaaagggaaactgTGAAGAAACAGCAGCCAATCCAGTGCCGCAGCTGGAGTGATAGTGAACCAAGCAGGAGTTTCTCACCACATTCCCCCACATATAAGGAGGGTGTAGGTAGTTGTAGAAGCTGCTTATCTCCTGCAATTGAGAAGACAGAATCAAAAGATGGTAACAAGAACAAATATAAAGTAAAAGGTCTGTCTCATCGTGACTTGAGCTGGAGCCCCTCTCCAGGGAGTGACACAGTATGCTCACCTTGGAATCACAGATTATCTAGAAAAGGAAAGTCCCGGAGCCCACAGTCCTGTTCACGGTACAGTCGAAGCAGTCATGGCCATCGGTCTAGGAGGGAGCATCGTAGCAAACACCAACTTAAAAGGAGACAATCGAGAAGCAGAGACAGTAGCAAACATAGGagcaaaagaagcagcaggaagtCGAGGGCTCATGACACCAGAGTCTCTCTAAAAAGCCAGAGGGGCTCTCTAAGTCATGAGAGCACTCCATCCAGAGAAGTAAGCAGATCACGATCACGTAGCGAAGGCCACGGCAAAAGGAGATCAAGAAGTAGAGACAGCGATCGTTATTATGTAAGAGACAATTATCAAAGCAAATACCAGTGGGGTTATGCTTTCTGTAGTCGAAAGGTGTTTGGAGATGGCTATGAGTCCTccagcaggaggaggactcaGTCTAATGCTCTTTATTCAAGGCAGTCTGCTAGTCCAGAATACAGGATACGATCATTTGTTGAAAGGACAGATCCGCATAGCCAGAAGGGACTCCATGAGAGACAGTATTACTGTTATGAAAGATGCAGGTCAAGGAGTCGATCAAGCAACAGGTCAAGGACCCCTTCTGGAGGAACTGACAGGATGAAAAGTGAAAAGcctggtggaaaaaggaagTACAAAACTCGCCACTTGGAGAGTGCATTCAAGGAGACCACAAGtctagaaagagaaaatgaccCCAAGAAAACATCCTCAAAATTCAGTGACTGCTACAAAAGTGAAGATAGCCTTTCAGACAATCGAGCAAGCAGTGAGACAAAGcgtaagaaaaagaaaaaaaagatgaggagTCCAAGTGTGGAGATAGTCTatgaaggaaaagcaacagaCACAACAAGgcatcttaaaaagaaaaagaaaaagcataagaAGAAACACCGGAAACACCATACGAGTAACTCAGCACATTCTTCTCCAGTGGTGATTACAATTGATAGTGATAGTAGCAAGGAGCCAGAAAGTACCGAATGTGACAGCAGTATTACTTGGATGGACAGAACTCAGATAAATGAGAGGGAAAAcgagtctccatcttctttcctGGGAAGGACAGGATGTGAAGATGTTTACAAAGTTGGTGAGGAAACTGGAGGAGCAGCCAAAAAGTACAGTGTTCCTACCAGAAAGGGAGACTTAGATGGTGACATGAGAAATGCTGATGTCAAACTTCGAGACAGCAGTATTACTTGGATGGGCAGAACTCAGATAAATGAGAGGGAAAAcgagtctccatcttctttcctGGGAAGGACAGGATGTGAAGATGTTTACAAAGTTGGTGAGGAAACTGGAGGAGCAGCCAAAAAGTACAGTGTTCCTACCAGAAAGGGAGACTTAGATGGTGACATGAGAAATGCTGATGTCAAACTTCGAGACAGCAGTATTACTTGGATGGGCAGAACTCAGATAAATGAGAGGGAAAAcgagtctccatcttctttcctGGGAAGGACAGGATGTGAAGATGTTTACAAAGTTGGTGAGGAAACTGGAGGAGCAGCCAAAAAGTACAGTGTTCCTACCAGAAAGGGAGACTTAGATGGTGACATGAGAAATGCTGATGTCAAACTTCGAGAAACAGCAGCTGATCGGAGTCTTAGCATAGTGGATACCAGCAGTAACACCCCTCACACAGAAACCGTAACCAGCTACATTCAAGAAGCACCAGCAGCGCCTTCCAGTCAACTGCCTTCCCCCAGGATTTCCTTCCTAGAGTGTCCAGAGAGACAACCATTGATGCTAAGACTGCCAAAGGGACTTGTCAACAGATCCTCTTGGTTCGACttcccagaagaagaaatgTAG